A single window of Qipengyuania sediminis DNA harbors:
- a CDS encoding winged helix DNA-binding protein has product MTQAAYLCEGTGPSGAKAPAGADAPTVSLFGEDDLLLELAEEAGRAGLPVRHMRPLHDGLEDDDAFVGDICVVDCRALGAAGLAALVRLDERAARQGAEVVALTNLTLLEEAFGCLETARTQFLVDPRPSERLLALTAAAARRAENRVRELDEADRLAMLRLTQGVGRLAAKLDRMALPLGEDAPGAMSGRLASPALDFRAENAGDKLRRPRVPLPDPRLVKQIIRQRRLRARYFEPELFADPAWDILLDLTAARAEHRRVSVTSLCIAAAVPATTALRWITQMTEMGLLLREQDPEDRRRAFIVLADPVADAMARYFDELGKDAGRLI; this is encoded by the coding sequence ATGACGCAGGCTGCTTATCTGTGTGAGGGGACGGGCCCAAGCGGTGCGAAAGCGCCGGCAGGGGCGGATGCGCCCACCGTATCCCTGTTCGGAGAGGATGACCTTCTTCTTGAACTGGCGGAAGAGGCGGGCCGGGCGGGCCTGCCGGTGCGCCACATGCGCCCCTTGCACGACGGGTTGGAGGACGATGACGCTTTTGTGGGGGATATCTGCGTTGTCGATTGCCGTGCGCTTGGCGCGGCGGGCCTTGCCGCGCTGGTGCGGCTCGACGAACGCGCCGCCCGCCAAGGGGCGGAGGTTGTCGCGCTCACCAACCTCACCCTGCTCGAGGAGGCGTTCGGCTGCCTCGAGACCGCGCGCACGCAATTCCTCGTCGATCCGCGGCCGAGCGAGCGACTGCTCGCCCTCACCGCTGCGGCCGCGCGCCGGGCCGAGAACCGCGTGCGCGAGCTAGACGAGGCCGACCGGCTGGCGATGCTGCGCCTGACGCAGGGGGTCGGCCGGCTCGCCGCGAAGCTCGATCGGATGGCGCTGCCGCTCGGCGAGGATGCGCCCGGCGCGATGTCCGGACGGCTTGCCTCCCCCGCTCTCGATTTTCGTGCCGAGAATGCAGGTGACAAGCTGCGCCGCCCCCGCGTCCCGCTGCCCGATCCGCGGCTGGTCAAGCAGATCATCCGCCAGCGCCGCCTGCGCGCACGCTATTTCGAGCCCGAGCTGTTCGCCGATCCCGCGTGGGATATCCTGCTCGATCTTACCGCTGCGCGGGCCGAGCATCGCCGCGTCTCGGTCACCTCGCTGTGCATCGCCGCGGCGGTGCCGGCGACCACCGCACTGCGCTGGATCACCCAGATGACCGAGATGGGCCTGCTGCTGCGCGAGCAGGACCCCGAGGACCGCCGCCGCGCCTTCATCGTGCTTGCCGATCCCGTTGCCGATGCGATGGCGCGCTATTTCGATGAGCTCGGCAAGGACGCGGGAAGGCTTATCTAG
- the serA gene encoding phosphoglycerate dehydrogenase, translating into MAKPRVLISDKMDENAARIFAARGCDVDVITGDTPDQLKARIGDYDGLAIRSSTKVTADILAAAERLKVIGRAGIGVDNVDIPAASAKGVVVMNTPFGNSITTAEHAIAMLFALARQIPEANARTQAGEWPKNGFMGVEVTGKTLGLIGAGNIGSIVAARAIGLRMKVIAYDPFLTPERAIEIGVEKVALDDLLARADFITLHTPLTDETRNILSAENLARTKPGVRIVNCARGGLIDEDALAALLDNGHVAGAALDVFQTEPATASPLFGKPNFICTPHLGASTTEAQVNVALQVAEQMADYLVAGGVTNALNMPSLSAEEAPKLRPYMKLAENLGSLVGQLAHGALTEISIEREGAAAELSGKPITGAVLAGLMRRYSDTVNMVNAPFLAKERGLDVREVRHEREGVYHTLLRVTVATEQGPRSVAGTLFGAGAPRLVEIFGVGIEAELAGHMLYIVNEDAPGFIGRIGSLLGDNGINIGTFHLGRRDTGGEAILLLSVDQPLPEAVVGQACALEGVRTVKLLSF; encoded by the coding sequence ATGGCCAAACCCCGCGTCCTCATCTCCGACAAGATGGACGAGAACGCTGCGCGCATCTTTGCGGCGCGCGGCTGCGATGTCGATGTAATCACCGGCGACACGCCGGATCAATTGAAGGCGCGCATCGGCGATTACGACGGTCTTGCGATCCGGAGCTCGACCAAGGTCACTGCCGATATCCTGGCCGCGGCGGAGCGATTGAAGGTCATCGGCCGGGCCGGGATCGGGGTGGATAATGTCGATATCCCTGCAGCCTCCGCCAAGGGCGTGGTGGTGATGAACACGCCCTTCGGCAACTCGATCACCACTGCCGAACACGCGATTGCCATGCTCTTCGCGCTGGCGCGGCAGATCCCGGAAGCCAATGCGCGCACGCAGGCGGGCGAATGGCCCAAGAACGGCTTCATGGGGGTGGAAGTCACCGGGAAGACCCTCGGCCTGATCGGCGCGGGCAATATCGGCTCCATCGTCGCGGCGCGCGCGATCGGCTTGCGGATGAAAGTGATCGCCTACGATCCTTTCCTGACGCCCGAACGGGCGATCGAGATTGGGGTGGAAAAGGTCGCGCTGGACGATCTCCTCGCCCGTGCCGATTTCATCACGCTGCACACCCCTCTGACGGATGAAACCCGCAACATTCTCTCGGCCGAGAACCTTGCCCGGACCAAGCCGGGGGTCCGCATCGTCAACTGCGCGCGCGGTGGGCTGATCGACGAGGACGCGCTCGCTGCTCTGCTTGACAACGGCCATGTCGCGGGCGCCGCGCTCGACGTCTTCCAGACCGAGCCTGCGACCGCGAGCCCGCTGTTCGGCAAACCCAATTTCATCTGCACCCCGCATCTGGGTGCCAGCACAACCGAAGCGCAGGTCAATGTCGCGCTGCAGGTGGCCGAGCAGATGGCCGACTACCTCGTCGCAGGCGGGGTAACCAATGCGCTCAACATGCCCTCGCTGAGCGCCGAGGAGGCGCCCAAGCTGCGCCCCTATATGAAGCTTGCCGAAAACCTTGGCAGCTTGGTCGGCCAGCTCGCGCATGGGGCTCTCACCGAGATCAGCATCGAGCGCGAGGGGGCGGCGGCGGAGCTTTCGGGAAAGCCGATCACCGGCGCCGTGCTGGCGGGTTTGATGCGCCGCTATTCGGACACGGTGAACATGGTCAACGCCCCCTTCCTGGCGAAGGAGCGCGGGCTCGATGTGCGCGAGGTGCGGCACGAGCGCGAAGGTGTCTATCACACGCTGCTGCGGGTAACGGTGGCGACCGAGCAGGGGCCGCGCTCGGTGGCGGGGACGCTGTTCGGGGCGGGCGCGCCGCGGCTGGTGGAGATTTTCGGCGTGGGGATCGAGGCGGAGCTTGCCGGCCACATGCTCTATATCGTCAACGAAGACGCGCCGGGCTTTATCGGCCGGATCGGCAGCCTGCTCGGCGACAACGGCATCAATATCGGCACCTTTCACCTGGGCCGCCGCGATACTGGCGGGGAGGCGATCCTGCTTCTCAGCGTCGATCAACCGCTGCCGGAGGCGGTGGTCGGCCAGGCCTGCGCGCTGGAAGGGGTGCGGACGGTCAAGCTGCTTTCTTTCTGA
- a CDS encoding adenylosuccinate synthase codes for MGNVTVIGAQWGDEGKGKIVDWLASRADAVVRFQGGHNAGHTLVVGETTYKLSLLPSGIVTGTLSIIGNGVVLDPWHLKEEIAKLEAQGVRVDADNFAIADSCALILPLHRDLDGLRETAAGTGKIGTTGRGIGPAYEDKVGRRAIRVCDLAHLDALSPQLDRLCAHHDALRAGFGQPPVDRAALLAELRDIAPTVLAYAQPVWKRLKKVRKAGARILFEGAQGVLLDVDHGTYPFVTSSNTVSGTAAAGSGLGPASTGFVLGIVKAYTTRVGSGPFPTELADATGQRLGERGREFGTVTGRKRRCGWFDAVLVRQSCAISGVTGIALTKLDVLDGFDQVRICTGYRLRGKILDYLPAHAADQAAVEPIYEEMDGWQGTTAGARSWADLPAQAIKYIQRVQELIETPVALVSTSPEREDTILVRDPFDD; via the coding sequence ATGGGCAATGTCACGGTCATCGGCGCGCAATGGGGGGATGAGGGCAAGGGCAAGATCGTCGATTGGCTCGCCAGCCGGGCCGATGCGGTCGTGCGTTTTCAGGGCGGGCACAACGCCGGCCATACCCTCGTCGTGGGGGAGACGACCTATAAGCTCAGCCTGCTCCCCTCGGGCATCGTCACCGGCACGCTCAGCATCATCGGCAATGGCGTTGTGCTCGATCCCTGGCATCTCAAGGAAGAGATCGCCAAGCTCGAAGCGCAGGGAGTGCGCGTCGATGCCGATAATTTCGCTATCGCCGATAGCTGCGCGCTCATCCTGCCGCTGCACCGCGATCTCGACGGGCTTCGCGAGACGGCAGCGGGGACGGGCAAGATCGGCACCACCGGGCGCGGCATCGGTCCGGCTTACGAGGACAAGGTCGGCCGCCGCGCGATCCGCGTGTGCGATCTGGCGCATCTCGACGCTCTTAGTCCGCAGCTCGACCGCCTTTGCGCGCATCACGACGCGTTGCGCGCGGGCTTCGGTCAGCCGCCGGTGGATCGCGCGGCGCTGCTGGCGGAGCTGCGCGACATCGCGCCCACCGTGCTCGCCTATGCGCAGCCCGTCTGGAAGCGGCTGAAGAAGGTGCGCAAGGCGGGCGCCCGCATCCTGTTCGAAGGCGCGCAAGGGGTGCTGCTTGATGTCGATCACGGCACCTATCCCTTCGTCACCAGCTCGAACACCGTGAGCGGTACGGCAGCGGCGGGGAGCGGGCTGGGGCCCGCCAGCACCGGCTTCGTGCTAGGCATCGTCAAGGCCTATACAACCCGAGTCGGCAGCGGGCCCTTCCCGACCGAGCTTGCGGACGCGACCGGGCAGCGGCTTGGCGAACGCGGACGCGAGTTCGGTACCGTAACGGGGCGCAAGCGCCGCTGCGGCTGGTTCGACGCGGTGCTGGTGCGCCAGAGCTGCGCCATCAGCGGCGTCACCGGCATCGCGCTGACCAAGCTCGACGTGCTCGACGGCTTCGATCAGGTGCGCATCTGCACCGGCTACCGCCTGCGCGGCAAGATCCTCGACTATCTTCCCGCCCATGCCGCCGACCAGGCCGCGGTGGAGCCGATCTACGAGGAAATGGACGGCTGGCAGGGGACCACGGCGGGCGCGCGAAGCTGGGCCGATCTCCCCGCCCAGGCGATCAAATATATCCAGCGCGTGCAGGAGCTGATCGAGACCCCCGTCGCGCTCGTTTCAACCAGTCCCGAGCGCGAGGATACCATTCTGGTGCGCGATCCGTTCGACGATTGA
- a CDS encoding DUF1800 domain-containing protein produces MTELAWADGAVPSAGDEAEDAGDARTGAASQALGASALALSVAACGGGGSGGATGGSGPGDGTATAPPPVRKPATDDEAARFLLQTGIAASTTDITALRSEGYAPWLDRQMGAGPVSAVAWLAARGFTQVDANRWFDRTEPADHMVWNQLMGSAPAPRTRAALALSEFFVVSTDGVDFRWKSQGMAQYWDILSEQAFGNFRTLLEQVTLNPAMGQWLNTLGNRRADSSGRVPDENYAREVMQLFTIGLQQLNPDGTPKLGSNGQPIETYTNTDVQELAKVFTGYDFDWTGTTRIPDPQNAGQTIDSVDYALRPMTADGTKWRNPRASGYHAPEAKTFLGTSIPAGTSAAESLRIALDTLFNHSNTGPFFARQMIQRLVTSNPAPGYVARVAAVFANNGAGVRGDLKAVFRAIWLDDEALAGANATSNSFGKLREPILRLAQWARTFGATSKSGNWTVHSTADPASRLAQSPLRAPSVFNFFRPGYVPANSNTAANAMVAPELQIVNESTAPAYVNFMQRAIAGSEYVTSDLATPYAEEVAMAHDSTRLVDRLALLLTAGQLSAANRALIKGALDATVVSEASDAATKLRRVQTAVLLVMAAPEYLLQR; encoded by the coding sequence ATGACAGAGCTGGCTTGGGCCGACGGCGCGGTGCCGTCCGCAGGGGACGAGGCGGAGGATGCAGGCGACGCGCGGACGGGGGCAGCGTCGCAGGCGCTCGGCGCCTCCGCGCTCGCGCTGTCCGTGGCAGCCTGCGGCGGCGGCGGTTCGGGCGGCGCGACCGGGGGCAGCGGTCCCGGTGACGGCACCGCCACCGCGCCCCCGCCGGTTCGCAAGCCCGCCACCGATGATGAGGCGGCGCGCTTCCTGCTCCAGACCGGCATCGCCGCTTCCACCACCGATATCACTGCGCTGCGAAGCGAAGGCTATGCCCCCTGGCTCGATCGCCAGATGGGTGCGGGGCCGGTGTCGGCCGTCGCGTGGCTCGCCGCGCGCGGCTTTACGCAGGTCGACGCCAATCGCTGGTTCGACCGCACCGAGCCCGCCGATCACATGGTCTGGAACCAGCTCATGGGCAGTGCCCCCGCGCCGCGGACCCGGGCGGCCTTGGCGCTGTCAGAGTTCTTCGTCGTCTCGACCGACGGGGTGGACTTCCGCTGGAAGAGCCAGGGCATGGCGCAATATTGGGATATCCTGTCCGAACAGGCCTTCGGCAATTTCCGCACTCTGCTCGAGCAGGTGACGCTCAACCCCGCGATGGGGCAATGGCTGAACACGCTCGGCAACCGCCGCGCCGATAGCAGTGGCAGGGTTCCCGATGAGAACTACGCGCGCGAGGTGATGCAGCTTTTCACCATCGGGTTGCAGCAGCTCAATCCCGATGGGACACCAAAGCTCGGCAGCAACGGCCAGCCGATCGAGACCTACACCAACACCGACGTGCAGGAGCTGGCGAAGGTCTTCACCGGCTACGACTTCGACTGGACGGGCACCACCCGTATTCCCGATCCGCAGAACGCCGGTCAGACCATCGACAGCGTCGATTACGCGCTAAGACCGATGACCGCGGATGGCACCAAATGGCGCAATCCGCGCGCCAGCGGCTATCACGCGCCCGAGGCGAAGACCTTCCTCGGCACCAGCATTCCCGCCGGGACGAGCGCGGCCGAATCTCTGCGAATCGCGCTGGACACGCTGTTCAACCACTCCAACACCGGGCCCTTCTTCGCTCGCCAGATGATCCAGCGGCTGGTAACCAGCAATCCCGCACCTGGCTATGTCGCGCGCGTCGCCGCGGTTTTCGCTAACAATGGCGCCGGGGTGCGCGGCGATCTGAAAGCCGTGTTCCGGGCGATCTGGCTCGATGACGAGGCACTGGCGGGGGCAAACGCCACCAGCAACAGCTTCGGCAAATTGCGCGAACCGATCCTGCGGCTGGCGCAATGGGCGCGCACCTTCGGTGCAACCTCCAAGAGCGGGAACTGGACGGTGCATTCTACCGCCGATCCCGCCAGCCGGCTGGCGCAGAGTCCGCTGCGCGCGCCTTCGGTCTTCAACTTCTTCCGCCCCGGCTATGTGCCCGCGAACTCGAACACGGCCGCGAACGCGATGGTCGCGCCCGAGCTTCAGATCGTCAACGAAAGCACCGCGCCCGCCTATGTCAACTTCATGCAGCGCGCGATCGCGGGATCCGAATATGTGACCAGCGATCTTGCCACCCCCTACGCCGAGGAGGTGGCCATGGCGCATGATTCGACCAGGCTGGTCGACCGGCTGGCGCTGCTGCTGACCGCGGGTCAGCTCTCCGCCGCGAATCGCGCGCTGATCAAGGGGGCGCTCGATGCCACCGTGGTGAGCGAAGCGAGCGATGCCGCCACCAAGCTGCGCCGCGTGCAAACCGCAGTGCTGCTGGTGATGGCCGCACCTGAATATCTGCTTCAGCGCTGA
- a CDS encoding precorrin-2 dehydrogenase/sirohydrochlorin ferrochelatase family protein → MAVIHSLPLFLRVAGKKIVVVGDGHTAAAKRRLVERAGGICCTEAEGGARLAFVALDEPWEAAAAAERLKARGLLVNIADRPELCDFTLPSVLERGDVLIAVGTGGTSAGLAKHLRLRLEALLPSALGPLAAGLGAAKQAMRARWPDPDARRRALDAALAEGGPLDPLDAGSSDRIGAWLANAQTDLRSKTVEIVLASDDPDELTLRQARLLGMADTLVHEAAVPAAILARARADAVRASPGDQARPGLTVVLLRG, encoded by the coding sequence ATGGCTGTGATACATTCGCTGCCGCTGTTCCTGCGCGTCGCGGGGAAGAAGATCGTGGTGGTGGGCGACGGCCATACGGCGGCCGCAAAACGGCGGTTGGTCGAACGCGCCGGCGGCATCTGTTGCACCGAGGCAGAGGGTGGCGCCCGCCTCGCCTTCGTGGCCCTCGACGAGCCGTGGGAGGCCGCCGCCGCTGCCGAGCGGCTGAAGGCGCGCGGGCTGCTGGTCAATATCGCCGACCGGCCCGAGCTCTGCGATTTCACCCTGCCGAGCGTGCTCGAACGCGGCGATGTGTTGATCGCGGTTGGCACCGGCGGGACGAGCGCGGGGTTGGCGAAGCACCTGCGGCTGCGGCTCGAGGCGCTGCTGCCTTCGGCGCTTGGCCCGCTCGCGGCCGGGCTGGGGGCGGCGAAGCAGGCGATGCGCGCGCGCTGGCCCGATCCCGACGCGCGCCGGCGTGCGCTCGACGCGGCCCTGGCCGAGGGCGGGCCGCTCGATCCCCTGGACGCGGGATCGTCCGACCGGATCGGCGCGTGGCTCGCCAATGCCCAGACCGACCTGCGCTCAAAAACGGTCGAGATCGTGCTTGCGAGCGACGACCCAGACGAGCTCACCCTCCGGCAAGCACGGCTGCTGGGGATGGCCGATACGCTGGTGCATGAGGCGGCGGTTCCGGCCGCGATCCTTGCCCGCGCGCGCGCCGATGCCGTCCGCGCGTCCCCTGGAGACCAAGCCCGCCCCGGGCTGACGGTCGTGCTGCTCCGGGGCTAG
- a CDS encoding DUF1501 domain-containing protein, which produces MFIGKANELSRRAFLQRSGQVAAMGAASSYALGLAGLGEAAAFSAGNDYKALVCVFLYGGNDHNSMLIPFDAANYARYAAIRGGTAELGGGLTPPRADLAATALALPQGQVLTNDLTYALAPAMPRLKALYDARLMAPVLNAGPLLAPMTRQQYDSQSVPRPPKLFSHNDQQSTWQAYSPEGATVGIGGRMGDLCMSTNSNALFTCMSATGNTVFLSGQRALSYQISSSGAIAVNGVKNGVNGSRAAGDALRTLLTQTNPHVLAADHVAVAKRSIEAEAFVTAALQPVNLATSFTPASGSNGLASQLRVVARVIAARQALGVRRQVFMVSIGGFDTHDAQVVNHTRLMGQLDFALDAFYRATVEMGVADKVTTFTASDFGRTLAQNGDGSDHGWGAHHLVLGGAVNGGRFFGTAPAIALNTPDQVGSGRLLPTISVDQHMATLGKWFGVAASEMAMIAPNIGRFATPDLGFLKPPA; this is translated from the coding sequence ATGTTCATCGGAAAAGCGAATGAATTGAGCCGCCGCGCCTTCTTGCAGCGCAGCGGCCAGGTGGCCGCGATGGGGGCGGCCTCCTCCTATGCCCTCGGGCTCGCGGGACTTGGCGAAGCGGCTGCGTTCAGCGCAGGCAACGACTACAAGGCACTGGTCTGCGTGTTCCTTTATGGCGGGAACGACCACAATTCGATGCTCATCCCCTTCGACGCTGCCAACTACGCGCGCTATGCCGCGATACGGGGCGGCACGGCGGAGCTGGGTGGCGGGCTGACCCCCCCGCGCGCCGATCTTGCCGCGACCGCGCTGGCGCTGCCGCAGGGCCAGGTGCTGACCAATGACCTGACTTACGCGCTTGCCCCCGCCATGCCGCGGCTGAAAGCCTTATACGATGCCAGGCTTATGGCTCCAGTGCTCAACGCGGGGCCGCTGCTCGCGCCGATGACGCGCCAGCAGTACGACAGCCAGTCGGTGCCCCGGCCGCCCAAACTCTTCAGCCACAACGATCAGCAATCGACTTGGCAGGCCTATTCGCCCGAGGGCGCGACCGTGGGCATAGGCGGGCGCATGGGCGATCTGTGCATGAGCACCAATTCGAATGCGCTGTTCACCTGCATGTCGGCGACCGGCAATACAGTATTCCTGTCGGGCCAGCGCGCGCTGTCTTACCAGATCTCGAGCAGCGGGGCGATCGCGGTCAACGGCGTCAAGAACGGCGTCAATGGCTCGCGCGCCGCGGGCGATGCACTGCGCACCCTGCTCACCCAGACCAATCCCCACGTGCTCGCGGCCGATCACGTCGCAGTGGCCAAGCGCTCGATCGAGGCGGAGGCCTTCGTCACCGCGGCGCTACAACCCGTGAACCTCGCCACGAGCTTCACCCCCGCCAGCGGCAGCAACGGTCTCGCCAGCCAGCTGCGCGTGGTCGCTAGGGTTATTGCCGCCCGCCAGGCGCTGGGGGTGCGGCGGCAGGTCTTCATGGTCTCGATTGGCGGTTTCGACACGCATGACGCGCAGGTCGTCAATCACACACGGCTGATGGGGCAGCTCGATTTCGCGCTCGACGCGTTCTATCGCGCGACGGTGGAGATGGGTGTCGCGGACAAGGTGACGACCTTCACCGCCTCCGATTTCGGGCGGACGCTGGCGCAGAACGGGGATGGGTCCGACCATGGCTGGGGGGCGCATCATCTGGTGCTGGGCGGCGCGGTCAACGGCGGGCGCTTCTTCGGCACCGCGCCGGCGATCGCGCTCAACACGCCCGACCAGGTGGGCAGCGGGCGGCTGCTGCCGACGATCTCGGTCGATCAGCACATGGCGACGCTGGGCAAATGGTTCGGCGTCGCGGCCTCGGAAATGGCGATGATCGCGCCCAATATCGGCCGCTTCGCGACGCCGGACCTTGGGTTCCTGAAGCCCCCCGCCTAG
- a CDS encoding ATP phosphoribosyltransferase regulatory subunit: MSIPDDLLPEGLADALPAEAAAISRAMRAVLDAMDAEGYERVRPPLIEFEAAMARRMDGVSPRRMIRFTDPASLRTMAVRSDMTVQVGRIAATALASAPRPLRLCYAGEVAVIAADQLDPARQRLQLGAELIGSDSVAAASEAVELAVTALEAAGLTGIAVDFTLPDLIAALAAGPLPLGPDQVAAVRHELDMKDAAALEAAGGGAYLPLLYAAGPFEEAIERLAAIDAGGALAGRIAALRQIAETLAGRARIMLDPTERHGFEYQSWFGFTLLAEGARGTLGRGGSYVIHGSEEPAVGFSLYMAPLLEAARLPEPRRNALFLPPGHDRAAARRFRAEGWRTIAALSEDADPRAQGCTHRLDGEAVSPL; this comes from the coding sequence ATGAGCATTCCCGACGATCTCCTGCCAGAGGGCCTCGCCGACGCGCTCCCCGCCGAAGCCGCTGCGATCAGCCGGGCGATGCGCGCCGTGCTCGATGCCATGGACGCTGAGGGCTACGAGCGGGTGCGGCCGCCGCTGATCGAATTCGAAGCCGCCATGGCGCGGCGGATGGACGGGGTCTCCCCCCGCCGCATGATCCGCTTCACCGACCCGGCAAGCCTGCGTACCATGGCGGTGCGGAGCGATATGACCGTGCAGGTCGGCCGCATCGCCGCGACCGCGCTGGCTTCCGCGCCGCGCCCCCTGCGCCTGTGCTATGCCGGCGAGGTCGCGGTAATCGCCGCCGACCAGCTCGATCCCGCGCGTCAGCGGCTGCAGCTTGGCGCGGAGCTGATCGGCAGTGACAGCGTGGCCGCGGCTTCGGAGGCGGTGGAGCTTGCGGTTACCGCGCTGGAGGCTGCCGGGCTGACCGGTATCGCCGTCGATTTCACGCTGCCCGATCTCATAGCCGCGCTCGCCGCCGGGCCCTTGCCGCTTGGCCCGGATCAAGTGGCCGCGGTGCGGCACGAGCTCGACATGAAGGACGCCGCGGCACTCGAGGCAGCGGGGGGCGGGGCCTATCTGCCGCTGCTCTATGCCGCCGGGCCTTTCGAAGAGGCGATCGAGCGGCTTGCCGCGATCGATGCGGGCGGGGCGCTGGCAGGGCGGATCGCGGCGCTCCGGCAGATCGCCGAGACGCTGGCTGGGCGTGCGCGCATCATGCTCGATCCGACCGAGCGGCATGGCTTCGAGTATCAATCCTGGTTCGGCTTCACGCTGCTGGCCGAAGGCGCGCGCGGGACGCTGGGGCGGGGCGGCAGCTATGTGATCCATGGCAGCGAGGAGCCGGCGGTCGGCTTCTCGCTCTACATGGCACCATTGCTCGAAGCCGCGCGGCTTCCCGAGCCAAGGCGCAACGCGCTGTTCCTGCCGCCGGGCCACGACCGCGCGGCGGCGCGGCGTTTTCGCGCAGAAGGCTGGCGCACCATCGCCGCGCTATCCGAGGACGCCGATCCGCGCGCGCAGGGCTGCACCCATCGGCTCGACGGAGAGGCCGTAAGCCCGCTCTAG
- the lysA gene encoding diaminopimelate decarboxylase → MEGFSYRDGVLQAEDVPLPRIADAVGTPVYVYSLGRLTAQARAFRAGLAELDDPHLAFAVKANPNLAVLRALGREGYGADVVSGGELARALAAGIAPADIVFSGVGKTRDELVQGLDAGIGQFNLESEEEGFELSALASERGKTAPCALRVNPDVDARTHDKISTGRRDTKFGVPIDRAAATFATLARAPGLRMRGLAVHIGSQLAELGPLEDAYTRLGELMAALRASGETISHADLGGGLGVAYRPGESFPSAEDYGAMVARVARGWNVRLMFEPGRFIAAEAGVLLTRIIRVKQDAESPPFVVVDAAMNDLARPALYGAWHELAAVAPTGERGRAHIVGPVCETGDTFAMNRDCDVLAAGDLAVFLTAGAYGATMASSYNSRALVPEVLVNGGRFTVVAERIEPAAMLAAERVPEWL, encoded by the coding sequence ATGGAAGGCTTCTCCTACCGTGACGGCGTTCTCCAAGCGGAGGATGTGCCGCTGCCGCGCATCGCCGACGCGGTGGGAACGCCAGTCTACGTCTATTCGCTTGGCCGGTTGACCGCGCAGGCGCGCGCCTTCCGCGCGGGGTTGGCCGAGCTCGACGACCCCCATCTCGCCTTCGCCGTCAAGGCCAACCCGAACCTCGCCGTGCTCCGGGCCCTGGGACGCGAAGGCTATGGCGCGGACGTGGTTTCCGGCGGGGAACTCGCCCGCGCGCTAGCGGCGGGCATCGCGCCAGCCGACATCGTCTTCTCGGGGGTGGGCAAGACGCGGGATGAGCTGGTCCAGGGGCTCGATGCCGGGATCGGCCAGTTCAATCTCGAAAGCGAGGAGGAAGGCTTCGAGCTTTCCGCGCTGGCCTCGGAACGAGGTAAAACCGCCCCTTGCGCGCTGCGGGTCAATCCGGACGTCGACGCGCGCACGCATGACAAGATCAGCACCGGGCGGCGCGACACCAAGTTCGGCGTACCGATTGACCGGGCCGCGGCGACCTTCGCCACGCTGGCGCGCGCGCCGGGGCTGCGCATGCGCGGGCTTGCGGTCCACATCGGCAGCCAGCTTGCGGAGCTCGGCCCGTTGGAGGATGCCTATACCAGGCTCGGGGAGCTGATGGCCGCGCTGCGCGCTTCGGGTGAGACCATCAGCCATGCCGATCTCGGCGGCGGGCTTGGTGTGGCCTATCGACCCGGCGAAAGCTTTCCGAGCGCAGAAGACTATGGCGCGATGGTCGCACGGGTCGCGCGTGGGTGGAACGTCAGGCTGATGTTCGAGCCCGGCCGCTTCATCGCTGCCGAGGCGGGCGTGCTGCTCACCCGCATCATCCGCGTGAAGCAGGACGCGGAGAGTCCGCCCTTCGTGGTAGTCGACGCCGCGATGAACGATCTCGCGCGGCCCGCGCTTTATGGCGCCTGGCACGAACTCGCCGCGGTCGCCCCCACGGGAGAGCGCGGGCGGGCGCATATCGTTGGACCCGTGTGCGAGACCGGCGATACCTTCGCGATGAATCGCGATTGCGATGTGCTCGCGGCGGGCGATCTCGCCGTGTTTCTCACTGCCGGCGCTTATGGCGCGACGATGGCGTCGAGCTACAACTCCCGCGCGCTTGTGCCTGAGGTGCTGGTAAATGGGGGCCGCTTCACGGTCGTCGCCGAGCGGATCGAACCCGCCGCCATGCTCGCGGCCGAGCGGGTGCCCGAATGGCTGTGA